From a region of the Parus major isolate Abel chromosome 6, Parus_major1.1, whole genome shotgun sequence genome:
- the DPCD gene encoding protein DPCD, whose translation MAVPSWLERLRAAGKTALVQDGKRKIHYLFEDGKEMAEEYDIKTGQLISRKWREKNTLGGTGKWQVEVGEPTSPLLGALESEHITESSSNPIFMRKDTLSSFQWRIRNLPYPKEVYSVSVEEGQRCCVIRTTNKKYYKKFSIPDLDRYHLPLDAAALSFTHANNTLIITYQKPKEILAAEEQLQKELKKIKAANSGDGECKTQ comes from the exons ATGGCGGTGCCAAGCTGGCTGGAGCGGCTGCGGGCGGCTGGCAAGACGGCGCTGGTGCAGGACG GGAAGCGGAAGATCCACTACTTGTTCGAGGATGGGAAGGAGATGGCCGAAGAGTACGACATTAAGACGGGCCAGTTAATAA gTAGAAAATGGCGAGAGAAGAACACCCTCGGGGGCACTGGCAAGTGGCAGGTGGAAGTGGGAGAGCCAACCTCACCACTCCTGGGAGCACTGGAGTCAGAGCATATAACAGAGAGCAGCTCAAAT CCTATCTTCATGAGGAAGGATACCCTGAGCAGCTTCCAGTGGCGGATCCGTAACCTTCCCTACCCCAAAGAGGTCTACAGTGTCTCCGTGGAAGAGGGGCAGCGCTGCTGTGTCATCCGGACCACCAACAAGAA GTACTATAAAAAGTTCTCTATTCCTGATCTGGACAGATACCACCTCCCCTTGGATGCAGCTGCCCTGAGCTTCACCCATGCCAACAACACCCTGATCATCACG TACCAGAAGCCGAAGGAGATCCTGgctgcagaagagcagctgcagaaggagctgaAGAAGATAAAGGCAGCTAACAGTGGGGATGGAGAATGTAAGACCCAGTAG